A single region of the Lathamus discolor isolate bLatDis1 unplaced genomic scaffold, bLatDis1.hap1 Scaffold_52, whole genome shotgun sequence genome encodes:
- the MVB12A gene encoding multivesicular body subunit 12A, which translates to MAADEAPLTGVAWVAAPEAAPAGWTVIGVTVEGAAANLGKGFGLKSGGYLCVSSSRAEAPPGPVVTDVLVLSDRSPQPVGYTRAPEFPEPRLGGSRKKRLYLKLQPVAATDTAVVDIKLSSKSKTLPYYTRAGEIGNFAIWCKKGPVLKPVPKPRSISTGLKQLSLQSPDYGAPAAPCSIKRAASQHEALYDTSNIYGLSAMDGVPFTLHPKFGTRLNSGSNALLTNLNVKSLADIEAEYNYAFVVEKTAAARLPPSVC; encoded by the exons ATGGCGGCGGACGAGGCGCCGCTCACCGGCGTGGCCTGGGTGGCTGCGCCCGAGGCGGCCCCGGCCGGTTGGACCGTG ATCGGTGTTACCGTGGAGGGCGCGGCGGCCAACCTGGGCAAAGGCTTCGGGCTCAAGAGCGGCGGGTACCTGtgcgtgagcagcagcagagccgaG GCACCTCCCGGGCCCGTGGTGACCGATGTGCTGGTGCTGAGCGACCGGAGCCCGCAGCCCGTTGGCTACACCCGCGCCCCCGAGTTCCCGGAGCCTC GACTCGGCGGCTCCCGGAAGAAGCGGCTGTACCTGAAGCTGCAGCCGGTGGCCGCCACCGACACGGCCGTGGTTGACATCAAGCTGAGCTCCAAGAGCAAGACCCTCCCGTATTACACCAGAGCAGG GGAAATAGGGAATTTCGCCATCTGGTGTAAGAAAGGGCCCGTTCTGAAGCCTGTCCCCAAGCCACGGAGCATCAGCACAGGCCTGAAGCAGCTCTCGCTCCAGTCCCCCGACTATGG GGCACccgctgctccctgcagcatcaAACGCGCTGCTTCTCAGCACGAGGCTCTCTACGACACCTCCAACATCTATGGCCTCTCAG ccATGGACGGGGTCCCTTTCACACTACACCCCAAATTCGGCACCAGGCTCAACTCTGGCAGCAAT gCTCTCCTCACCAACCTGAATGTTAAATCACTCGCTGATATTGAGGCAGAG tACAATTATGCCTTTGTGGTTGAAAAGACGGCCGCTGCCAGGCTCCCCCCCAGCGTGTGTTAG